The genomic stretch TATAAATAGTTGTCATTAGTTTTTCATACATAAAACAAAGCATTCCTAAATATTGGGAATGCTTTGTTAATTTTAATAAAATGAACAATAAATATTTAAATCGAGGTGTTTCATCAAGTAAAGAAGAAGTTCATAAAGCTACTGAAAAAATAGATTCAGGACCTTATAAACTTGCTTTTTGCCGAAGCGACCAAGATCCAAATAATCCTGACAGACTAAATATTTTACATGCAGATGGAGCTGGAACAAAAAGTGCTCTTGCATACGCTTATTGGAAAAAAACTAATGACTTTAACGTTTGGAAAAACATTGCCACTGACGCAATGGTGATGAATACTGACGATATGCTATGTGTGGGCATTGACAACAATTTTTTCGTTTCTTCAACTATTGGCAGAAACAAACATCTTATAAGCGGAGATGTAATTTCAGCATTAATAGAAGGAAATATTCTTTTTTGCAATAAAATGAAAAAATACGGCATTAACATTACATTGTCAGGTGGCGAAACAGCTGATGTGGGCGACATTGTACGTACAATTATTGTTGATGCTACTGCGTGGAGCAGCATTTTAAAAAAAGATTTTATCAGCAACGAAGCTATTTCTGATGGAGACGTAATTGTAGGGCTTGCTTCTTTCGGTCAATGCGAATGGGAAGATGAATATAATAGCGGGATTGGCAGTAATGGACTAACATCAGCAAGACATGACCTTTTTAATAAATCTGTCGGAAAAGAGTTTCCCGAAACCTTTGACCATAAAATTGAAAAATACGCTTATACAGGAAAATATAATCTTACCGACCCTTCTCCCGTAAACGGAATTGACATGGGTAAATTAGTTTTATCTCCAACCAGAACATATCTTCCTTTAATGAAGATGGTTTTTGAAAAAATGCGTAAAAATATTCATGGATTGGTTCACTGCACTGGAGGTGGACAATTCAAATGTTTGCGCTTTTTAAAAAATATAAAAGTCGTTAAAGATAATTTCTTTGAAATCCCGCCTATTTTTGAACTTATTCTTCAAAATGGCACAAAGCCAGAAGAAATGTACAGCACATTCAATATGGGACATAGAATGGAAATTTTTACAGATGAAAAATCGGCTGCCGAAATAATTAAAATGTCTAATGATGTTGGCATAGATGCTAAGATAATTGGATATTGCACAAAATCAAATAAGAACGAAGTTGAATTAAAAACTCCTTTTGGAATATTAAAAAAATCATAAAAAGTAATGAATTTCATTGAAAAACTTAAAGAAATACATTTAAAAAGAGAAGAAATTGGTCAAAAACTAATTGAACCAGATGTTATATCTGACATGAAACGCTATGTTGCTCTAAATAAAGAGTTTAAAGAACTCGAACCTATATCTAATGCGTATTTAGAATATACAAACATAATTGCCAACATTGATAATGCTAAGAAAATTTTGCAAAATGAGAAAGATGAAGAATTCAAAGAAATGGCAAAAATCGAATTGGACGAGCTCGTAGAAAAGAAAGAGAAAATGGAAGAGGAAATTAAGATTTTATTACTTCCATCTGACCCGCAAGACAAAAAAAATTGCATAATAGAAATTCGTGCTGGAACTGGCGGAGACGAAGCAAGTTTGTTTGCAGGTGATTTATATCGCATGTACACACGGTTTTTAGAAAATAAAGGTTGGAAATTTGAAATAATGGACTTTACAGAGGGAACCATGGGCGGATATAAAGAAATTATCATAAACGTAAGCGGCGATGGCGCTTATGGAGTATTAAAATTTGAGTCTGGAGTACATAGAGTTCAACGAGTTCCCGAAACCGAAGCACAAGGCAGAATTCACACATCTGCTGCTACTGTTGCAGTGTTACCCGAAGCCGATGAAGTTGATGTAGAAATAAAAGAATCTGATATTCGTAAAGACACTTTTTGCTCTTCTGGTGCTGGAGGTCAATCTGTAAACACAACATATTCAGCTATAAGACTAACTCATATTCCAACAGGCATCGTTGTTCAATGTCAAGATGAGAGAAGCCAAATAAAAAATTATGAAAAAGCTTTAAAAGTATTACGTAGCCGCATTTTTGAAATTGAATATCAAAAATATTTAGATAATATTGCAGGACAAAGAAAAACTATGGTATCTACTGGAGATCGCTCTGCTAAAATTAGAACATATAACTATCCGCAAAGTCGCGTAACTGACCATAGGATAGGACTTACTGTTCACAACTTGCCTGCTGTTTTAAACGGCGAAATTCAGCAGTTTATAGATGCTTTGCAAATTGCCGAAAATACTGAACGCTTAAAAGAAGGAGTTAATATTTAAAATGAAGAAATCAGAACTAACAAATTTAATTTTAAGAAAAAAATCTGTTCTATGCGTTGGATTAGACTCAGATTTATCAAAAATTCCTTCCTGCATCAGTAATAACAAAAATACTTCTGATACTATTTTTGAATTTAACAAAGCTATTATTGATACGACCATTCCTTACTCCGTAGCATATAAACTAAACTTGGCTTTTTATGAAAGTGCTGGCATTGCTGGTTGGGATGCTTTAATGAAAACAGTTTCTTATATACGTTCGCTAAAAGAACCATCATTTATTATTGCTGATGCTAAAAGAGCCGATATAGGAAATACCTCAAAGCAATACGCTAATGCTTTTTTTGGCGACGGCACTACAAATCCTGACTTCGATGCTATAACTGTGGCTCCATATATGGGCTATGACTCAGTTGCACCTTTTTTAACATTTAAAGACAAGTGGGTTATTTTGTTAGCTCTAACATCAAATTCTGGTGCAGATGATTTTCAGCTTGCTACTCTTGATGATAAAACCAAACTTTTTGAAAAGGTTTTGCTTAAATCAAAAGAATGGGGCAACGATGAAAACATGATGTATGTTGTAGGAGCTACCCGCCCCGAAATGCTAAAAAAAATACGCGAAATTGTTCCTGATAATTTTTTACTTATTCCGGGCGTTGGCGCTCAAGGTGGAGATTTACTCGAAGTGCTAACAAACAGTTGGAACAATTCTGCGGGAATTCTAATTAATGCTTCTCGTTCTATTATATTTGCATCAAATGATGAAAGTTTTGCACAAGCAGCAGCAGATGAAGCTAAACGCATGCAATTAATCATGGAAAATTTTATAAATAGTAAAATATGAAATACTTTGTTTTTTTTATTCTTTTTTCCCCTTTGTTTTTATTTGCTCAATGGAATAATGGCTTAAACAACCAAATTCATTTTGATTATGAGAAATATAATAAATTTACTAATGGC from Bacteroidales bacterium encodes the following:
- the prfA gene encoding peptide chain release factor 1, encoding MNFIEKLKEIHLKREEIGQKLIEPDVISDMKRYVALNKEFKELEPISNAYLEYTNIIANIDNAKKILQNEKDEEFKEMAKIELDELVEKKEKMEEEIKILLLPSDPQDKKNCIIEIRAGTGGDEASLFAGDLYRMYTRFLENKGWKFEIMDFTEGTMGGYKEIIINVSGDGAYGVLKFESGVHRVQRVPETEAQGRIHTSAATVAVLPEADEVDVEIKESDIRKDTFCSSGAGGQSVNTTYSAIRLTHIPTGIVVQCQDERSQIKNYEKALKVLRSRIFEIEYQKYLDNIAGQRKTMVSTGDRSAKIRTYNYPQSRVTDHRIGLTVHNLPAVLNGEIQQFIDALQIAENTERLKEGVNI
- the pyrF gene encoding orotidine-5'-phosphate decarboxylase; the protein is MKKSELTNLILRKKSVLCVGLDSDLSKIPSCISNNKNTSDTIFEFNKAIIDTTIPYSVAYKLNLAFYESAGIAGWDALMKTVSYIRSLKEPSFIIADAKRADIGNTSKQYANAFFGDGTTNPDFDAITVAPYMGYDSVAPFLTFKDKWVILLALTSNSGADDFQLATLDDKTKLFEKVLLKSKEWGNDENMMYVVGATRPEMLKKIREIVPDNFLLIPGVGAQGGDLLEVLTNSWNNSAGILINASRSIIFASNDESFAQAAADEAKRMQLIMENFINSKI
- a CDS encoding phosphoribosylformylglycinamidine cyclo-ligase, which encodes MNNKYLNRGVSSSKEEVHKATEKIDSGPYKLAFCRSDQDPNNPDRLNILHADGAGTKSALAYAYWKKTNDFNVWKNIATDAMVMNTDDMLCVGIDNNFFVSSTIGRNKHLISGDVISALIEGNILFCNKMKKYGINITLSGGETADVGDIVRTIIVDATAWSSILKKDFISNEAISDGDVIVGLASFGQCEWEDEYNSGIGSNGLTSARHDLFNKSVGKEFPETFDHKIEKYAYTGKYNLTDPSPVNGIDMGKLVLSPTRTYLPLMKMVFEKMRKNIHGLVHCTGGGQFKCLRFLKNIKVVKDNFFEIPPIFELILQNGTKPEEMYSTFNMGHRMEIFTDEKSAAEIIKMSNDVGIDAKIIGYCTKSNKNEVELKTPFGILKKS